The Sphingosinicella flava genome includes the window GTCGCGCAAGGCTTCGCCCGCCAAGCCGATCTCTTGCCCGACATGCGTTCCGATCCAGCACGCGCGAACGCAATGGCCCTCCGGCTGACCCTCCGTAATGTCGAGCGCGTAGCTGAACGCGCCGAGCAATTCGGCAAGCGACAGCGTGGCGGGCAGGATCGGGGCTTGATGCATTTAAAAGAGCCTCTTTCCTCCACAATGGCGCCAAAATGGTTAACATCTTTTCAACCGCCGAAACGCAGCGCCTTGACCCGCCGCACGCCCGCGATCGCCTTGATTTGCCCGATCACATCCGCACCGACATGGCCGTCGACCGATACCAAGGCCAACGCCTCGCCCTTCGCGGCGCGGCGGCCAAGATGGAAGGTGCCGATATTGATGCCCGCCTGACCGAGCACTGTACCGAGGCGCCCGATGAAGCCCGGCGCGTCTTCGTTGACGATATAGATCATCTCTCCCTTCAACTCCGCCTCGACCTTGATGCCGAACATCTCGACGAGGCGCGGCGCGGCATTGCCGAACAAGGTGCCCGCGACGGAGCGCTCGCCATCGGGTGTAGCGACGGCAACGCGGACAAGGGTATGATAATCGCCCTCGCGGTCGTGGCGCACCTCGCGCACGTCGAGGCCGCGTTCCTTCGCGAGGAAGGGCGCGTTCACCATGTTCACCGTTTGCGAATAGACGCGCATCAATCCGGCGAGGACGGCGCCGGTGACCGGTTTCTGATTGAGCGATGCAGCGGCCCCTTCCACCTCGATCGAGACGCCGGTGATGCGCTCGCCTTCGAGCTGACCGACGAGGGAGCCGAGTTCCTGCGCCAATTCCATATAGGGGCGCAGCTTCGGCGCTTCCTCGGCAGAAAGGGAGGGCATGTTGAGCGCGTTGGTGACACCGCCGCGCATCAGATAATCGGACATCTGCTCGGCGACCTGGATCGCGACATTGACTTGCGCTTCGGTCGTCGACGCCCCGAGATGGGGCGTGGCGACAAAGCCAGAGGTGCCGAACAGCGGGTTCTGCTTGGCTGGTTCCTCGACGAACACGTCGAGCGCGGCGCCCGCGACGTGGCCGCTTTCCAGCATGTCTTTCAGCGCCGCTTCGTCGATCAGGCCGCCGCGCGCGCAATTGATGATGCGGACGCCCTTCTTCGTCTTGGCGAGATTTTCGCGAGAGAGGATGTTGCGGGTCTGGTCGGTGAGCGGCGTGTGGAGGGTGATAAAATCGGCGCGGGCGAGAAGCTGGTCCAGTTCCACCTTTTCGATGCCGAGGTCGACGGCGCGTTCGGGCGTCAGGAAGGGATCGAAGGCGACCACCTTCATCTTGAGGCCGAGCGCACGGTCGGCGACGATCGATCCGATATTGCCCGCGCCGATGAGGCCGAGGGTCTTGGAGGTGAGCTCGACGCCCATGAAGCGGTTCTTTTCCCACTTGCCCGCTTGCGTCGAGGCATCGGCCTGGGGGAGTTCGCGGGCGAGCGCGAACATCAGGGCGATGGCATGTTCGGCGGTGGTGATCGAATTGCCGAAGGGCGTGTTCATGACGACGACGCCCTTCGCGGAAGCCGCGGGGATATCGACATTGTCGACGCCGATCCCGGCGCGGCCGACGACCTTGAGGTTGGTCGCGGCTTCGAGCACGTCCGGCGTCACCTTGGTCGCGGAACGGATGGCAAGGCCGTCATATTGGCCGATAATGGCTTTCAGTTCCTCCTTGGTAAGGCCGGGCTTTTCGTCGACCTCGACACCGTTGGCGCGGAAGATTTCGGCGGCTTTCGGATCCATCTGATCGGAGATGAGGACTTTGGGCATATTGGTTCCTTTCAACCCCTCTCCCCTTCAGGGGAGAGGTTAGGGAGAGGGGGAGTCAGGGCTTGCGTTGAAGCCTGAAGCACACCCTCCAGATTGGTCATGATGTCGGCGTTGGTGAAGCGGAGGACGCAATAGCCCTGCGCTTCGAGATATTGGGTTCGGGCCTGATCGTAGGCGGCCTGATCGGCGTGAGTGTTGCCATCGATCTCGATGACGAGCTGGGACGGGAGACGGCAGGCAAAATCAGCGATGTAGGGGCCGATGACGACTTGACGGCGAAACTTGGCGCCGGTCAGGCGGCCTGCGCGGAGGGCGAGCCAGAGGCGCTGCTCCGGCTCGGTGGGAGCGCGGCGCATGGATTTTGCGTGCTTCAAGAGATTCTGGTCGCGCATTGACTCCCCCTCTCCCATCCTCTCCCCTGAAGGGGAGAGGGGTTTAGGCACTGCGCGCCGTGTGGAAGGCCCAGTCGAGCCAGGGGCCGAGGGCTTCGATATCCGCCGTTTCCACCGTGGCGCCGCACCAGATGCGAATGCCCGCGGGGGCGTCGCGGTGTCCGGCTATGTCAAAAGCGGCGGCTTCGGCTTCGAGGGCGGAGTCCATCGCCTTGACGAGGGCCAGCTTGCCGGCTTCGTCGAGTCCGGGCACCGCATCGTCGGCGAACTTGAGGCAGACAGACGTATTCGAGCGGATCGCGGGGTCGGCGACGAGATGCTCGATCCACGGCGTTTTCCGCACCCAGGCGTCGAGCGCGGCGGCGTTGGCGGTGCAACGGGC containing:
- the serA gene encoding phosphoglycerate dehydrogenase yields the protein MPKVLISDQMDPKAAEIFRANGVEVDEKPGLTKEELKAIIGQYDGLAIRSATKVTPDVLEAATNLKVVGRAGIGVDNVDIPAASAKGVVVMNTPFGNSITTAEHAIALMFALARELPQADASTQAGKWEKNRFMGVELTSKTLGLIGAGNIGSIVADRALGLKMKVVAFDPFLTPERAVDLGIEKVELDQLLARADFITLHTPLTDQTRNILSRENLAKTKKGVRIINCARGGLIDEAALKDMLESGHVAGAALDVFVEEPAKQNPLFGTSGFVATPHLGASTTEAQVNVAIQVAEQMSDYLMRGGVTNALNMPSLSAEEAPKLRPYMELAQELGSLVGQLEGERITGVSIEVEGAAASLNQKPVTGAVLAGLMRVYSQTVNMVNAPFLAKERGLDVREVRHDREGDYHTLVRVAVATPDGERSVAGTLFGNAAPRLVEMFGIKVEAELKGEMIYIVNEDAPGFIGRLGTVLGQAGINIGTFHLGRRAAKGEALALVSVDGHVGADVIGQIKAIAGVRRVKALRFGG
- a CDS encoding endonuclease domain-containing protein, with product MRRAPTEPEQRLWLALRAGRLTGAKFRRQVVIGPYIADFACRLPSQLVIEIDGNTHADQAAYDQARTQYLEAQGYCVLRFTNADIMTNLEGVLQASTQALTPPLPNLSPEGERG